A single Alosa sapidissima isolate fAloSap1 chromosome 17, fAloSap1.pri, whole genome shotgun sequence DNA region contains:
- the rnf6 gene encoding E3 ubiquitin-protein ligase RNF6 yields the protein MVMDPPGGRDERRSSQAERLRREEAYYHFINELSEEEYRLMRDSNLLGTPGEVTAEELRQRLDGAKERVSSQPRPEPRPQGNEGGEEQGSSGAPEAGSETSNGDSLLEWLNTFRRTGNATRSGQSGNQTWRAVSRTNPNSGEFRFSLEININHEQPDAAEHGDELPVPQPPPPPPPPPPPPPSQPLAPSSIRTAVYSTPRPTPYTTQRPSAPFSHAHTPSHRPTLGRRSQARRTRNSTTSPLPPPPPLPVPLTPLRRSVAPQPASPQPAPVVAAAGLTSQPGPEGGSEGPAQPQPPSSGPTAGEAQQQQQQQQQQEAPEEAPEDPSCGAPAQEPHQGAPAGREARSSRTRLRGRVRRALAGGGSGAGGGGGGGGLTSRSSRRSRSPLHRSPASTPAAAPAGVASTGTSTSAASTADPAELGGSTTATVAMETGEAASAEPAEAPLAEGSAAETNEEEAESHGGTGPGGAPGAGGGGGNGGGVRRHPTIMLDLQVRRIRPGENRDRDSIASRTRSRARAAENTVTFESDSGGFRRTISRSERAGIRTYVSTIRIPLRRISETGLGEPSSTALRSILRQIMTGFGELSSLMETEADSENRSGAAAVAAGGQDGGGGGGGVTIGNEGLGAGSHSNGGSGSGTSEADRGGQGAGEGEVVSGGGVGGGGQGQGRISGGTGVASVGTGGGAGGGGIGVGVGVGVGVDGRPASRDTNNLVENGTLPILRLAHFFLLNDEEDEEHPRGLTKEQIDNLGTRTYGQASLEAEAGRACSVCINEYAQGNKLRRLPCAHEFHIHCIDRWLSENNTCPICRQPILSSHHD from the exons ATGGTGATGGACCCTCCGGGCGGGCGAGATGAGCGTCGCTCGTCTCAGGCAGAGCGGCTACGGCGGGAGGAGGCCTACTATCACTTCATCAACGAGCTGAGTGAGGAGGAGTACCGACTCATGAGGGACAGCAACCTCCTGGGGACCCCTG GTGAGGTCACGGCAGAGGAGCTGAGGCAGCGACTGGACGGAGCAAAAGAGAGGGTGTCGTCTCAGCCTCGACCAGAACCACGCCCACAGGGCAACGAAGGTGGAGAGGAACAAGGAAGCAGTG gagcTCCGGAAGCGGGCTCAGAGACGTCCAACGGTGACTCCCTGCTGGAGTGGCTGAACACATTCCGACGCACAGGCAACGCTACACGCAGCGGCCAGAGTGGCAATCAGACATGGCGTGCGGTCAGCCGCACCAACCCCAACAGCGGCGAGTTCCGCTTCAGCCTGGAGATCAACATCAACCACGAGCAGCCCGACGCGGCGGAGCATGGTGACGAGCTCCCGGTACCCCAACCACCTCCGCCGCCAccgcctcctccacccccacctccctctcagCCGCTGGCTCCTTCCTCCATCCGCACGGCCGTCTACAGCACCCCGAGACCCACACCCTACACCACCCAGCGGCCCTCCGCGCCCTTCTCCCACGCCCACACCCCGTCTCACAGGCCCACACTCGGGCGGAGGTCCCAGGCCAGGCGCACGCGCAACAGCACCACGTCCCCacttccccctcccccacctttaCCTGTCCCCCTCACGCCCCTGAGACGTAGCGTGGCCCCCCAGCCCGCGAGCCCCCAGCCTGCGCCCGTAGTCGCTGCCGCAGGTCTGACCTCGCAGCCGGGCCCCGAAGGTGGCAGTGAGGGGCCAGCCCAGCCGCAGCCCCCCTCGTCAGGCCCCACCGCTGGGGaagctcagcagcagcagcagcagcagcagcagcaggaggcccCAGAGGAGGCGCCCGAGGACCCCTCCTgtggtgcaccggcccaggaaCCCCACCAGGGGGCGCCGGCTGGGCGCGAGGCACGCAGCAGCAGGACTCGATTGCGTGGGCGCGTGCGCAGGGCGCTGGccgggggggggagtggggccggtggcggcggcggcggcggtggaCTTACGTCCCGCTCATCACGCCGAAGCCGCTCCCCCTTGCACAGAAGTCCCGCGTCCACCCCGGCTGCCGCTCCCGCTGGCGTCGCCTCCACCGGCACTAGTACCAGCGCGGCCTCGACCGCCGACCCGGCTGAGCTCGGGGGGAGCACAACGGCCACCGTGGCCATGGAAACGGGCGAAGCGGCTTCCGCCGAACCAGCGGAGGCGCCCCTGGCCGAGGGCTCGGCGGCTGAGACTAACGAGGAAGAGGCCGAGTCCCACGGAGGAACGGGCCCAGGTGGAGCGCCAGGTGCCGGGGGAGGCGGGGGCAATGGAGGGGGCGTACGACGCCACCCCACCATCATGCTGGACCTGCAGGTGCGCCGGATCCGGCCCGGCGAGAACCGCGACCGGGACAGCATCGCCAGCCGCACGCGCTCCCGGGCCCGCGCCGCCGAGAACACCGTCACCTTCGAGAGCGACAGCGGCGGCTTCCGGCGCACCATCTCGCGCTCGGAGCGCGCCGGCATCCGCACCTACGTCAGCACCATACGCATCCCCCTGCGGCGCATCAGCGAGACGGGCCTGGGCGAGCCCAGCTCCACCGCACTCCGCTCCATCCTGCGCCAGATCATGACCGGCTTCGGCGAGCTCAGCTCCCTCATGGAGACCGAGGCCGACTCCGAGAACCGGAGCGGGGCGGCCGCCGTGGCCGCGGGGGGACAGgacggaggaggaggcggcggcggcGTCACCATTGGAAACGAGGGCTTGGGCGCCGGGAGTCACAGCAACGGGGGCTCTGGCTCGGGAACGTCCGAGGCCGACCGAGGTGGGCAGGGTGCTGGGGAGGGCGAGGTTGTGTCcggaggaggagtgggaggcGGCGGCCAGGGTCAGGGTAGAATTAGTGGTGGCACTGGGGTGGCATCTGTGGGCacaggtggtggtgctggtggcggTGGCATTGGGGTCGGGGTTGGGGTCGGGGTCGGGGTCGATGGCCGGCCAGCCAGCAGGGACACCAACAACCTAGTGGAGAACGGCACGCTGCCAATCCTCCGGCTGGCGCACTTCTTCCTGCTCAAcgacgaggaggacgaggagcacCCGCGTGGGCTCACCAAAGAGCAGATCGACAACCTGGGCACGCGCACCTACGGCCAGGCGAGTCTGGAGGCCGAAGCCGGCCGCGCCTGCAGTGTCTGCATCAATGAGTACGCCCAGGGCAACAAGCTGCGCCGTCTGCCCTGTGCCCACGAGTTCCACATCCATTGCATTGACCGCTGGCTCTCCGAGAACAATACCTGCCCCATCTGCCGGCAGCCCATTCTGTCCAGCCATCACGACTGA